Proteins encoded together in one Branchiostoma lanceolatum isolate klBraLanc5 chromosome 11, klBraLanc5.hap2, whole genome shotgun sequence window:
- the LOC136445100 gene encoding uncharacterized protein, which produces MQTHRLAQHADGGPKKIFLDVGGNVASSVQMLREMYPGGKEFIVHSFELDTRMAPYFTPYPDHVLHCPIAASNKNGEMTAYAEAAWAPDTGLYHGKDVKWGGGTLFVPDEVKNDKAGGPQRMTHRHTVRTLDLSRWIQENTKLEDYVVLKMDIEGGEFDVLKKMLQDGTFKWIDKYYGEWHLRWPVAGWSLEQKKQLMADLKKSIGIPTLLWEGESRSYADFETIQIPVAANVPGSPGTVISGCLPAGGVKRVTVAVQVGMNGKAAFKLVETIAAHSSNLAATLFVYGDFVEAYPSLVSNWAKRFTIGIRESQPFPHGHFTMMGPSWMRMSLVSALLRHREIGLQPSYYLPDVITDRVRDVAGGRGLRIVQPTVRFPPLNRTTNERVMTEENYYQFKDVMRVPRALRMLHERLSPSGGVLTLDSDYPDSYLISGYLLDYLYESSGFDVVSLSDCIEGKKR; this is translated from the exons ACTCGCCCAACATGCTGACGGCGGACCTAAGAAGATCTTTCTAGACGTGGGCGGTAACGTCGCCTCTAGTGTACAGATGCTGCGGGAGATGTACCCGGGTGGCAAGGAGTTCATCGTGCACTCCTTCGAGCTGGACACGAGGATGGCTCCCTACTTCACTCCCTATCCAGACCATGTGCTGCACTGTCCGATTGCTGCCTCCAACAAGAACG GTGAAATGACGGCGTACGCCGAGGCCGCGTGGGCGCCAGACACAGGGCTGTACCACGGGAAGGACGtcaaatggggaggggggacgCTGTTCGTCCCTGACGAGGTGAAGAATGACAAAGCCGGCGGGCCGCAGAGGATGACTCACCGCCACACCGTGAGAACCTTAGACCTGTCCCGCTGGATCCAGGAGAACACCAAACTGGAGGACTACGTGGTCTTGAAAATGGACATAGAAGGTGGAGAGTTCGATGTGTTGAAGAAAATGCTGCAGGATGGTACATTCAAGTGGATAGATAA GTACTACGGTGAATGGCATCTCAGGTGGCCTGTGGCAGGATGGAGCTTGGAACAGAAGAAACAACTCATGGCTGATCTGAAGAAGAGCATCGGCATCCCTACACTGCTGTGGGAGGGAGAAAGTCGAAGCTATGCAGACTTTGAAACCATCCAAATCCCG GTCGCAGCAAACGTGCCAGGTTCTCCAGGGACGGTCATCTCTGGTTGTTTGCCTGCAGGCGGAGTCAAGCGTGTAACCGTTGCGGTCCAGGTCGGGATGAACGGCAAGGCTGCCTTTAAACTGGTGGAGACCATCGCGGCACACAGCAGCAACCTGGCGGCGACCCTGTTCGTGTACGGGGACTTCGTGGAAGCTTACCCCAGCCTAGTGTCTAACTGGGCCAAGAGGTTCACCATAGGAATACGAGAG AGTCAACCTTTTCCTCACGGTCACTTCACCATGATGGGGCCCAGCTGGATGCGCATGAGTCTGGTCAGCGCCCTCCTCCGGCATCGCGAGATCGGACTGCAGCCCTCCTACTACCTACCTGACGTCATCACGGACAGGGTCAGGGATGTAGCGGGAGGGAGAGGACTGAGAATCGTACAGCCGACAGTCAGATTCCCTCCGCTAAACAGGACCACGAACG AACGCGTCATGACAGAGGAGAATTACTACCAGTTCAAAGACGTCATGCGTGTTCCTCGAGCTCTCCGAATGCTGCATGAACGACTGTCTCCGTCAGGGGGCGTCCTTACCCTGGACTCAGACTACCCCGACAGTTACTTGATATCTGGCTATCTGCTGGATTATCTGTATGAGAGCTCTGGATTTGACGTTGTCAGTCTCTCAGATTGTATTGAAGGAAAAAAACGATAA